A stretch of DNA from Paenibacillus albus:
AGCGAAGGGAGAGGGGGAAACGAACCATGTTTACAGGACTTATTGAAGAGATTGGGACGCTGAAGCGGACTTATAAACAAGGTGAGGCCATGGTGCTTGCCATTGAAGCTTCTCGCATTCTGGAGGATGCCGCAATCGGCGACAGCATCTCAGTAAACGGCGTCTGCTTGACGGTGACGGAGCTGAGCCCGAATGTGTTTACCGTTGATGTGATGCCGCAGACGTTCCGTCATACGAATCTCAAGGATATGCGTCCAGGCGAGCGAGTGAACCTAGAGCGGGCCATGCAGGCGGGTGGTCGCTTCGGCGGGCATATCGTACAAGGACATGCGGATGGCTCAGGCGCAATCGTATCCCGCGAGAACGATGTGAATGCGGTTGTGTACACGATTAGGCCGCACGACCCCGCGCTCATGCGCTATGTCATCCCGCAAGGCTCAGTTACGCTGGACGGAATCAGCCTTACAGTCGTGCGAGCGGATCATAACAGCTTCTCGGTGTCTATCATTCCGCATACGCTGCGTGAAACTGCGCTTCAATGGAAGCAGGCGGGCGGCGTCATTAATATCGAATGCGATGTGCTAGGGAAATACGTCGATCATCTGCTCCATTTCAAAGGGGTGGGCGACACGCAGGACGCAGGCAGCAAGCCGGCAGCAAAGAACGGCATCACGGCCGCGTTTCTGGCTGAGAACGGATTTTTCTAACCATAAGGGGTGTGAGAGAAATGAGCAAACAAGCATTTAACACGATTGAAGAAGCAATCTCTGATTTGCTGCTTGGCAAGTCTGTTATCGTCGTTGATGATGAAGACCGCGAGAATGAAGGCGACCTGATCGCACTGGCAAGTAAGGCGACGCCGGAAGTGATTAACTTCATGATTTCGGAAGCGCGAGGACTGGTGTGCGTGCCAATTACGCAGGAACGGGCGGAGGAGCTGGATTTGCCGCCAATGGTACAGCGCAATACCGACTACCACGGTACAGCATTTACCGTATCCGTTGACCACGTATCAACCTCGACCGGTATCTCGGCCTATGAGCGTTCGCAAACGGTTCAAGCGCTGATCGATCCGAGTACTAAAGCGGATGATTTCCGCAGACCTGGCCATATTTTCCCGCTTATTGCGAAGAAGGGCGGAGTATTGCGTCGTGCCGGTCATACCGAAGCGGCGATTGATTTAGCTCGCATGTGCGGCTCCACGCCGGCTGCAGTCATCTGCGAAATCATCAAGGAAGACGGTTCGATGGCTCGTCTGCCTGATCTGATCGAATTTAAAGAGAAGCATGGACTGAAGCTCATCTCCATCCAAGAGCTGATCCATTATCGCAACGAGAAAGAGAAGCTCGTAGAGCGCGTCGTCGATGTGAAGATGCCTACGGATTTCGGAATCTTCCGGGCGGTAGCCTATACGAACGAAGTCGATAATAAAGAGCATGTCGCACTTGTCAAAGGCGAGATCGATCCGGAGAAGCCAATTCTTGTCCGCGTTCATTCGGAATGCTTGACTGGCGATGTCTTCCACTCGCACCGCTGCGATTGCGGTCCGCAATTGGAAGCAGCGCTCCGCCAAATTGATGAAGCCGGTAATGGCGTGCTTCTCTACATGCGTCAGGAAGGGCGCGGGATCGGCCTTATTAACAAATTGAAGGCTTACCAGCTTCAGGAGCAGGGATTAGATACCGTGGATGCGAATATTAAACTTGGATTCGCTCCCGATCTGCGCGATTATGGGATAGGCGCTCAAATCTTGAAGGATCTCGGCGTTCGCCAAATGCGTCTGCTCACGAACAATCCGCGTAAGATTCGCGGCCTGGAAGGCTACGGTATCGAAGTGGTCGAGCGTGTTCCGATTCAAATGGATTCGAACGAAAGTAACAACAATTACTTGCAAACGAAGAAATCAAAGCT
This window harbors:
- the ribE gene encoding riboflavin synthase, which translates into the protein MFTGLIEEIGTLKRTYKQGEAMVLAIEASRILEDAAIGDSISVNGVCLTVTELSPNVFTVDVMPQTFRHTNLKDMRPGERVNLERAMQAGGRFGGHIVQGHADGSGAIVSRENDVNAVVYTIRPHDPALMRYVIPQGSVTLDGISLTVVRADHNSFSVSIIPHTLRETALQWKQAGGVINIECDVLGKYVDHLLHFKGVGDTQDAGSKPAAKNGITAAFLAENGFF
- a CDS encoding bifunctional 3,4-dihydroxy-2-butanone-4-phosphate synthase/GTP cyclohydrolase II; this translates as MSKQAFNTIEEAISDLLLGKSVIVVDDEDRENEGDLIALASKATPEVINFMISEARGLVCVPITQERAEELDLPPMVQRNTDYHGTAFTVSVDHVSTSTGISAYERSQTVQALIDPSTKADDFRRPGHIFPLIAKKGGVLRRAGHTEAAIDLARMCGSTPAAVICEIIKEDGSMARLPDLIEFKEKHGLKLISIQELIHYRNEKEKLVERVVDVKMPTDFGIFRAVAYTNEVDNKEHVALVKGEIDPEKPILVRVHSECLTGDVFHSHRCDCGPQLEAALRQIDEAGNGVLLYMRQEGRGIGLINKLKAYQLQEQGLDTVDANIKLGFAPDLRDYGIGAQILKDLGVRQMRLLTNNPRKIRGLEGYGIEVVERVPIQMDSNESNNNYLQTKKSKLGHLLKFDDVTN